A part of Anabas testudineus chromosome 9, fAnaTes1.2, whole genome shotgun sequence genomic DNA contains:
- the LOC113151056 gene encoding coiled-coil domain-containing protein 157-like, whose protein sequence is MSCGVFCSCFASFKATGNVLLDMEQQLQANSIRIQVLEQENASLHSSLEKLRQRAQHNATTDSSTQQTWSASLPNTPVQKQQNYLTQMQHALQSSGEARAGYNTGVKEAGGGESGLESARSGDCVSTANPSSMQIHLQTLHLNTGPTGAKRNTKTQSASLVSHSRGLNQKRK, encoded by the exons ATGTCATGTGGagtgttttgttcatgttttgcatCCTTTAAAGCAACAGGTAATGTGCTTTTGGATATGGAGCAACAATTGCAGGCAAATAGCATTCGTATACAAGTTCTGGAGCAAGAAAACGCCTCCCTACACAGCAGCCTTGAGAAATTGAGACAAAGAGCACAACACAATGCCACAACG GACAGCTCAACTCAGCAGACTTGGAGCGCTTCTCTACCCAACACAcctgtacaaaaacaacaaaattaccTGACCCAAATGCAGCATGCTTT GCAGAGCAGTGGTGAAGCACGAGCAGGATACAATACCGGAGTGAAGGAAGCAGGAGGTGGAGAAAGTGGTCTGGAGTCAGCCAGGTCAGGAGATTGTGTGTCCACTGCCAACCCCTCGTCCATGCAAATTCACCTCCAAACCCTCCACCTCAACACAGGCCCCACCGGTGCTAAAcgcaatacaaaaacacaaagtgcttcTCTTGTCTCTCATTCCAGAGGCTTGAAtcagaagagaaaataa